From the genome of Dermochelys coriacea isolate rDerCor1 chromosome 1, rDerCor1.pri.v4, whole genome shotgun sequence:
gtatgcacgtatcatttttgtttttaaagttatcaGTAATGTCTCTATGCTATTTCTAGTTCAAAcctgtgctatgcttctgggtgacaccccagacaatttggCCTCAGTACTTCATAGCccgcttgatggcccattaaggaccatcagctatacaactgacccgctgagagaaggcagatataccttgtgactcagcaaggcatgcagggacatgcctatggacagaactctaaggtttttccatgccatgtgcagGGTAGCTTGTTTTTAGAACCAAGGAAACACAGGCCACATTGCAAGAGattataaaaggcagctgcatctcctctatcttgtcttcaatcctgctcctTATCTTGttacactgaagctctgaacaaaggactgaatgacccatcccagaggtggatgtactccagagacttgattttaGCCTTCAGTtcattctatcactgctacaagcctcaACCAAAAACTTTgctattactgtatgtaattaattCCTTTAACCAGCTTTAGTTCTCATCTAtaattctttctttttatgaataaacttttacatttagattctaaaggattagcAACAGCATGATTTATGGGTAAGATCTGACATATATTGACCTGAGTCTGGGGCTTGggcctttgggatcaggagaactgttttcttttactggggtattggttttcataaacaTTGATCCCCATAACGAATGACGCTGAtggtgatattgggaaactgtagtgtctgagggaattgcttgtatgacttctggttagccagtggggtaaaactgaagtcctctctctTTAGCTGGTTTGGCGtgccttaatagtaaaggaaCGCCAGCTTTGGGGTGTATCtcccctgctttaagcaatttgtcctgaattgatactttCAGTAGTGTCGCACCTTAGGTAGCATCATTACAGTAAACCACATGTAAAATGGACTAAAAACTGGCTGACAGAGCTCAGAAAGGAATGTCAATGGGCCATTGTCAGTGAATGGGAcagtttctagtggggttctgcagggatcagctCTAGGCTcgatgctattcaatattttaatcaatgatctggaagcaaATAGAAAATCACTGCAGATAAAATGTGTGATGAGCCAAAGATTGTCAGAGTGGTTACAACgaggaggccagggcaggcataccGATTGATCTGGAGCATTTATTGAGCTGGCcccatgaaaacaaaatgttttaatacagtcaaattCAATGTTTTCCACTCAGAACAGGGAATGCAGGCCCAATCCACAGACCAGGGCAGTGTATTATGGAACACAGAGACCCGtaaaaagatttaggggtcatagtggacaatcAACTCATTATGAGcttccaatgtgatgctgtgtccAGAAGGGCTGATGttatccttggatgtataaatgggtAGAGTACATCTGCACATGGCATTGGAGAAACCGACTGCatccagttaaaagataggaaacaaagggttgtaTAAATGGCGAGAATGCAAAGAGGAAAAGAGTGCTGTTCTCCAGGGGTCTATACTGGgactagtcctattcaacatagtcataattgatctgggaaaaggggtaaacagtaaggtggcaaaatttgcagttgatacaaagttattcaagatagttatgtCCAAAGCAGATTGAGAAttcttacaaagggatctcacaaaactggatgactggacaacacaatggcaaatgaaattcagtgttgataaatgcaaagtaatgcacatggcaaaatacaatcccaactattcatacaaaatgatggagtcaaaATTAGCATtacccatcaagaaagagatcttggagttattgtggatagttctccaaaaacatccactcaatgtgcaacagcagtcaaaaaaggtaacagaatattgggaatcactAGGAgagtgatagataataagacagaaaatataataacacctctatataaatccatggtacgccaacgtattgaatactgcatgcagatttggtcaccccatgtcaaaaaagatGGACTGGAgctggaaaaagtacaaagaagggcaacataagagtgggacttttcagctttgaaaacaGACGACTAAGGGGCGACATGgtataggtctataaaatcatgactggtattgAAAAATCGAAGAAAGAAATTTTATTTAATCCTTCACAAAACACATAActaggggtcacacaatgaaattaataggaagcagatttaaaacaaagaaagtatttcttcacagtcaacctgtggaattttttgccaggggatgttgcaaAGGCTAAAACTATAACATGGGCCCAATAAGAACCAGAtcagttcatgaaggataggtccaccaatggctagtagccaggatggggagagatggtgtccctagccgctgtttgctagaagctgggagtgggtgacagggcatgaatcacttgatgattccctgttctgttaattccctctgaaacacttGGCACTgaccacagttggaagacaggatatgggactaaatggaccattggtctcacccagtatggccgttctgatgttcttatacAGACCCCAGCTGTATCTGTCACCTGCTATAAcctactagaccccacttccctcctagAACTGCgatagaaccctggagtcctgatagggtctctctctctctgtagagttagtaacaaagtaagaatatacattcaaattttaaacctaaccagtgtcctttaagtgacttgccacaagatgtcagaacatgttggtattagagctgagtgggtctaattcttaattttctttatttcttttcaatAGAAATTAGATACAGCGCTCCTGTCAGCTCATTGCTAAGTTATCTGCCAAAAACCAAGAGATTTCAAGAGCACAAGaagcccctggaatcatggtcAAAGTTGACCCACCCTAAGAAAATCACCTTGCAGctgaggatggggagagggaagtgGAAATGTTCCAGGGAGtgacaggggaaggggaggagaggagcaacTGACAGGGGCAGGATCTTGGGCAGAAGAGACAGAGCAGGGGCACAGCGTTGGACGAAGAGGTGGAGTAAGGAGTGGGGCTTCaggggtccagttaccagcaacTAGAAAGGTGGCAATCCAATGAATTGTACATAGACCgattctccagtttgtcactCTGACACAGCACAGTAAGGCCAGGAAAGGATTTAATGTCTTTTTGCCTGATCAGTAAGCAATTCAGGGAAGAGGGCCCAGCACCACGTCACCTGCCAGCTGTGCATGGAGCTCAGACTGAGAGCCAGAGCACAAGGTTAAAACTTTTAGGTCCCTTTATGAATAAAGAGCTGGTGCAGCCTGCCCCGGATCTCTTTGGTCCTCACTCCATAGATGATAGGGTTTAGCATGGGGGGCACCAAGAGGTACATGTTGGCCATAAGAACGTGGAAATACAGGGGCACATTGTGGCCAAACCGGTGggtgaggaaggagaagagacttGGGATGTAAAAGACTAAGATGACACAGAGGTGGGAACCGCAGGTCCCGAATGTCTTGAGCCGGGCGTCCTTTGTGGGGAGGCTGAAGATGGCCCTGAGAATCTGGGTGTAGGACATGGCAATAAAAGACACATCCAGTCCAATCACAGAGAATATCGCAAAGAGGCCGTAGTAACTACTAATGCGGATGTCAGCGCAGGCCAGCTTCACCACGGCTATGTGCTCGCAATACGACTGGGGGATAATGTTGGTTGTACAATATGGCCACCTTCTCGCTAGGAAGGGAAAGGGCAGTGCAAGCATGCCACCGCGCAGCACCACGGCCAGGCCAATCTTGGCCACCACGCCATTTGTCAAGAtggtggaatgtctcaggggatcGCAGATGGCCACATAACGATCCAAGGCCATGGCCACGAAGATCCCAGACTCCAGCACTGAAAAGCAGTGAATGAAgtacatctgggtgaggcaggAACTGAAATCTGTCTCTctggaattgaaccagaagatGCTCAGTGTCTTGGGCAGGATGGATGTAGACAGGACCAGGTCAGTGACAGCCAGCATAcagaggaaatagtacatgggCCCATGGAGCCTCGGCTCCCTCTTCACAATGAACAGGATGGTGGAGTTCCCCAAGATGGCTGCAGCATAAATTGCAAAGAAGGGGATGGAAATCCAGACATGGGCTGCCTCCAGGccaggaatgcccagcaggatgaaggtggaggggttggtgaagttggttgtgttggaatctgacatggagCAAGGGAGACGGTGTCCAACTCTGAGGCAGAACAGTGTCTCCTGCATGTACTGTACATTCCTCTGTACTTCCTGTATGTGCCCAGGGTCTAGGGTGATGGTCGCAGTGCAAATGCCTGGATGGAAATACAATGTTAATATGAGACACTAAATGCACTACTGGAGGCTGTTGTCATGAGTGAAGCAGATTGTCCACTGTccacacactgaaaaatgacatGTTAATTATTCAGagaaataaattatgaaaaactGACCCTACTAATGCCAATTCCATATTTTCTGGTGCTCTATGCGACAAAAATTCCTACATGTTGTGTTGTTGGAAACCTTAATAGGCACCAGCAGGAAACACGACTGTGGATACTGGTTATCCATCATTGTTCCTTAATGCAATGAAAGTCAGGCTAGAGAGTCCATGCTGTAGGGAGTTCCCCATTCACTTAGTTGCTCAAAATCTaagagtggaaaaaaaacaaagatttgacaaaacatGTACCAGAGGGAAATATCCCAACTAGAACACAACTCCGTGGAAAGACCTGGCCATCATTGATAGCAGCTTAATGGAAACACTGGCTTGTTCACAGTAGTGGCAAAAACAAAGACAATGTTCGGATGCCTAAGGAATGGGATCTAGAATACCCTGctctggacaggtttcagagtggtagccatgttagtctgaatcagcaaaaagaacggggagtacttgtgacaccttagagactaacaaatttatctgggcataagctttcacgggctaaaacccacttcatcggatgcatgcagtggaaaaacagtaggaatatatatatatatatatatatacacacacagagaacatgaaaaaatgggtgttgccatacgcactataatgagagtgatcaattaaggtgagctattatcagcaggagaaaaaaaccttttgtagtgataatcaggatggcccatttccaacagctgacaagaagttGAGAGTAACaataggggtgggggaggaaataagcatgggaaaatagttttactttgtgtaatgacccatccagtcccagtctttattcaagcataatttaatggtgtccagtttccaaattaattccaattcatcatgtgccagcaatgcccctctgcatttatactggccaaactggacagtctctatgtaaaagaataaatagacacagaTCAGAcatcaataattataacattcaaaaatcagttggagaacacttcaatctccttggtcatttgattacagacctaaaagtcgcaatattacaacaaaaacttttcaaaaacagactccaaggagaggctgctgaattggaattaatttgcaaactggacaccattaaataaGGCTTGAATAAAGCATTAGCAGAGGCAGAgaatgcaagtcacaggaggtgatagtgcCTCTGTACTGGATGctggtcaggcctcagctggagtactgtgtctaattttggtcaccaatgtataggaaggatgtagagaaactggaaatgaCCAGAGGCAAGcgacaaaaatgatgaaagggtTGGAATTCAAGCCATATGAGAAAAGGCTGAAATAACTGATATGTTtcgtttggaaaagaggagattgaggagGACATGGCAGTGGTCCTGAGATACTTGAAAGGCTTCcattaaaaagatggagaaaagttgttcacTTttcccacagagggcaggacaagaggcaatgagttcaaactgcagcagagcagatttagttTAAATCTCAGGATAAACTGCCTAACTGTAGGAACAGGAGGACAAGGGAACAGACGTCTTGGAAAATTATGGCGGCTCCTTTACTGCAGGTTTTCTAAAGGAGGCTGGACAGTCATCAGTCCTGGATggcttagacacaacaaatcctgcatcttggcagggggatAGATTAGCTAACCCTTGTGTTCCTTCTCAATCTGtggctctatgattctatgacataaaGTGCCAGTGAAGACCAGGCCTTAGCCAAACACAAGTCATTGGGCTCAACCcagaggtaactgggtgaaattaaaTGCCCAATGTTATACAGGAATTCAGACTTGATGATCTAACGGTCCCTTCGGGCCTTATACCCTATGAATCTATCAATAAAGAAAGTGGGTCAGGCATTTATATTTACTCTGTCTCACAACACACAAGGAAGGGAACATTGAATTCCATTAAAAGTTTATATAATACATatttggcctgtggaactccttaccacaGACGTTACTGGAGCAAATGGATTGGCCATTGCAGGTGGTGCTGGAGACACCACCGTTAGTTAAGGCTGTCTGACACCTTCAATTAGGGAGAcctcattttcagttgcttataaattCACCAAACTGAAATGTcacatgctgggtgtctgcttctggctgaattgtttttttgtttccagaATGACATTTGAGCCGACTTCTCAAATGAAGCGAGGAGaaaagatgtgttgctcatgttgaAAAATTCTTATAATTGTTCGAGTGAGGAGCCCAAGCACCTCCATGGAGATAAAAGTCAGGtaacagcccccccttccctgttaACAACCAGAGCCCTGACATGCAAGAGGAGGAGGTGACCGTGTCTGTGCTTTAACACACAGCTGGCTCCTGAGGTCTTTACTCAGTTCTTACTCCAACAGAAATTTTGCCTCAGTGGGGCCTGCATAAACTATGGGCAAGGGCCTCAGAATTTGGGCTTGTATTGTATATCCTGAAGGATCCACTGtgacactgaaatgcagcaacctTGGGGCTGGAGGCCATCAGCCTGGGAGGGCACAGCAAAGAGGGACATTTTAGCACATGATACTGAAGCAAACTCATCCCCAGTGGTAAGGGCCCTTGGATGTTTGTGCTGACTGGAAAGGACCACACAACTATTCTCTATCCTATCACATGCACATTGCACTGGGTTTGTCGAGCAGGTGAGCTCCTCAGTAGGAGATAGGTACCTGTGATTTCTGCGACGGAAGCATCTTTCCTGGGAGTCCCCCTCAGGTAGCCGGGTCCCACAACTCTCTCACCCCAGCATCTGCAGCAACATCCCACGCTGAGAGCTGACACAGGGCTGTGCTCCATTTATAATAGAGCTCTGTGCAATCCCGGGGGGTTCGCTCAGCCTCTAGCAGATAAGCGAGCATCTGAATGTAAACAGGCTGAAGACAAGGCTGTCTGGGCTTCTGTGTTCCTTACCCAGCTTGAGGCGTAAATAGTAATTAAGGTACCTTCCCAAAGGGAAATGAGATCTCTGGGGCTCTGTGCTGAGTTAGAGAGAAATTGGCTGCTCTGtgcatatttaaaaaactatagtTGATAAGAAGGAAAACTAGGGATAATGCTTAAAACGCCATAGGGTCTGATACCCTGTAGGGTCCCAGGAGGGATAAGTAGACAGTAGACAGACAGATCTATGGAAAGATGCCTGAGTGGGGACACCAGCCCTTTGTGCAGGCACCTGGTGTTGTTGATTAGGGATCAGAGATCAGTAATTCTCACCAGTAACTATCATCATACTGTGCAGCACCTTTCATTGAAGGATGTTCAAAACACCTAGCAAAGGAAAGTCATTATGACCATAGCCCCATTAAacagataggtaaactgaggcacaggaagacGTTATTTGGCCAATGTCACACAGGCTGGCAGGATGACAGACAGAACGCAGGCATACTCACTTCCCTGCCGTAACCCTGATCTCTCTGTCACCCAAGAGGGAAATGAACTCCAGCTCGGGCAGGGGCTCTTCATTGTGTGGGATTCAGAGGAAAGGCTGGAAGAGGGAGCCTGAGCCTTCACCATCCTCTCAAGGTGAATCTGAGGTTTTCAGAACTAGTTGGAGACTGTGGGCTCCCCGCTCCTGTGAGGTGTGAACTCCGGGACTCCACTTCCGCTCCCATTCAGAAACCTGCCAACGcatctgtgatgctctgtacctagggggaacaccctgcacccccatgttcatccttataatatgattgagTGGTACccaatgcaaagtttgtgatGTTGGGTGTCTGTGACACTCAGAGGTGAAACTTTCACCTTTCAAATGTTTTGCTCCTTTGAGCTACACAAGGCTCTTCACATTTCTGTAAAGTGTGTAATAACctgctctctctgcctcactggggctacgtctacactacagaccttacagcagcacaaatGTACTgtggcagctgcgccactgcaagGTCTGCTGTGTagctgctctctgctggcaggATAGAGCTCCGCGCCGTCGTCATTAAACCACCCCATTGTGCAGCAGTAGCTGtgtcggtgggagagcgtctcTGCCAACAtggcactgtccacactggcgcctTTGTCGGTGAAACTTTTCTTGGTGaggagtgtgggttttttttagacaaaagtactagtgtagacaaagcctgagatGCAGGCTAGTAAAGACATCCACTGCCTCAAGCCCTGCACTGTTTAAGAAGATTGCTATTTTCTGCTGGTCTCCTTTCTCACCAAACCCAGACGATTGCATAGATATATCTCAAAACTCTGCTTAAATCTCTTTCTGGAGTCTGCTCAATTACTCGAGAGTTTCAAATCCTTGTGGGGTTTCAGTTGTTCCATCTCGAGGGTGGATCCTTCGTTCCTTCACTACAGCCCTGTGTAACAATGCTGTCTttggtgggacacaactgagactatcaattcaggacaaattgcttacagcaggcagtcacagcccaagacTGGTggttttccacctctaaggcacaccaaaccagtcAAACGGAGAGGATTTCTGTTTTactccactggctaaccagaagtcagacaagcaattccctcagacactccagtttcctagtatcaccaccagcaccactcgTTATCAGggtgaatggttatgaaaaccaataccccagtaaaagaaaaaaggttctcctgatctcAAAGGACCAAACCCtggacccaggtcaatatacaattcagatcttatccacaaatcacactgttgccaatcctttagaatctaaaatctaaaggtttattcataaaaagaaagaaatatagacgAGAGCTAGaatggttaaatggaatcaattacatacagcaatAGCAAAGTTCTTACTTCAGGCTTGTAGtagtgatggaataaattgcaggctcaaatcaagtgtctggagaacatccacagctgggatgggtcattcagtcctttggtcagagcttcagtttgtagccaGGTTCCTCCAGAAGAAAGAAATGggttgaagacaagatggaggagctgcagctgcccttTATAATCTCTTGTCATGTTGCTtgtgctttctttgttccaaccACAAGCTgtccagcacatggcatggaaaaaccttagagttaTATCCATAGGAATGTCCCTGtgtgccttgctgagtcacaagctGTATCCGCCTTCTCTTCTcccaatgggtcagttgtatagctgatggtccttaatgaggACAGGCTGGGCAGCGCTGATGTcaaattgtctggggtgtcacccagaagcatagcacaagtttgaactacagacagtatcgagccaatacttataacttcaaatacaaaaatgatacatgcatacagatagcataatcataaccagcaaattataaccttgtcttagatacCTTATTTGATCTCCTTTaaacaagatttggtgccactacaggaccttggttgccaCAACggtctatatggtcacagttcatgtcaataatttCATACCCTATTATCTCTGCCCTCTCCTGTGGTTTTCCCTCTGGTACCAGGGGTTGTCCTGGGAAGGAGGCTCAGTTTGCACTTGAAGAAGGGAGGCATGATTAGAATTAAAGCAGAGTAACAAAAGCTATCGGAGAGCCATGAGCTCAATGGCCCATTCTCGCTAGCCCCAATCTAGTTCCCCTGAACAGGTGATCTGCTCTTAAAGGCCCAGAACGTACTTctaggcagggcagggctgtgcatTTCCGCTGTCTCACACCCACCCAGCAGCCTATGTAACTATGCATTCTTAGTGCTCATACAAATAATGATCATAAATAATCAACATAATAACGCAGCCAAATCAGGGCCTCCCCGTCCCTTTGCCTTCAGCTACAGATGAAGATCAAACCATGCTTGCCAGCTACCGAGTGTTAGTAACTTGAATGCAGGTGGACACAACACTCCTGTTGCCTTTGGCAGGAGAATTCATTAAGTCTCATGGCAGTGCTTAATAACCCAAGTACTCAGCACTGGAGAAATACCCCTGATTAGCCAGATAAGCAGGCAGAGAGTTCAGCTATGGGAATCCAAGCGCCCTCCAGCCGGGACAATCCTGGAAAGACTGACTCAGCCTGGAACATTCGATTTCAATTCCATAAGGGAGAGACTGGGAGGAAATGAACAAAGAGGGAGAGAATAAATCCAATACAAACACTAATCCAGTCTCTAATCCAGGCCAAAACTCAGctggagttgtagctagcaagagatgtgaagagTAACAGGAacggtttctacaggtatgttagcaacaagaaaaaggtcagggaaagtgtgggacccttaatgaatggtgGAATGTAGCAGGGTCATATTGGAAAACCCAGGCAGTGGGTGGGcacaagcccacccactgctaaaggtccctcccccagcctagcaggagggaccactggacccagagACCAACTGAttgcgggggacaactaatgaaaaaagggatcggagtgaaggtcaaaggttcaaaataaggataccggatggggacactgagcagagaaccccagacagtgaccactgctcctcaaagctgtcgagggagccaggggatgctgcccagtggaactctgcccaaATAAATGACACTAGGGAagaacggaaataggccccacagtcgcagagcaccccctcatctaacatcctcctcctggtattatagatggaaactttggccaaagccaggaggaggctgacgaGGAGGTCtcgcgactttgtggggccacggatagggtgtgcaaagaggaacaagtgtggggagaagtgcagccagaaccgcaataagaggttctggaggagccggaataggggctgcaacctggcgcattcaAGATATGCGtgcgccaggttctccctcacgccacaaaaggggcagacCTCAGGTGTAGGGGTGAACCGTGCCAGGtgcacacccgtgctcacggctccttgaaggagctgccaactgctGTCCCCGGCAGAccgtgggaccaaggtggaataaaggctggcccaccagggctcctcaccctctttaggtggaagatagtcccgccatttggagttggggcaggacatgagggtgaggaaatgcaataTATGGAGTACGAGcgtgtacagatggtttctgggcgCGGTTCAAAACCAGACAGACTGCAGGGTACACAGCCAGCTCGGAGTGTGGGAGCGGGGAGGCCGGGCGGGTTCGCGGAACAGGGGCCCAAGAAAAATGTCCGGAGAGCCAGGAGTGAGGGGTGGGCGGGGAACGCCCTCTTGCAGGCTCActgcagaaaagagagagaattgggTGACaaggcggccttcacctcctggagtacgcGCCTAGGGGTAGGAAGGGTGGAAAGAACCATGCGTCGTCTGAGCGCGCGGGGCTCCACCCAATCCCCCCTGTCGTAGTCCacgaggtctccgactctggtggtttctgccaggaccaacctccgacaCACCAAGGGAGACTCCtccacctgcacacggagatcgaggttgtgtagcaggggctcggCGAGGAGGTCCGCTCCCTCAGTGGCCACAAGTGACCTGGTTGCtgaaaaaagcttccaggtcccgaggaggtcctggtagaagactggcagcttggagaggtctcgcagaaggcctctcggatggagaaaaaagatCTGTCAgtcatattggagccctcggagCCCTCggaggaaggcgtgcgccaacttgctccatgccagactacctgcactataaaggagcctctgcagggcctggaggtggaagacatggacctggccgctcaagcaaaccaggccctgtcctACCTCCTCCGGGGAAGactcagagcccctgcagagacccagtgcagccccggccagaagaactccagagccatcctctggagcctggccaggatcctggGGGCCtggctcagggtgttgagtcggtgccagagcatggacaggaccagttgGTTCAGCACCGCGCTCTTCCTCGCAGGGAGAGACACTggaacagtcctgtccatctccgcagctgcttacccaccctggcctccaaatcctgccagttctctggcagagaaggATGTGTGGCGGATATGTtaggtgagaaaagttaaacatgaagcagttatgccaaccgaaccaaagtcaggccaagaaaggctgctgggaaagtctctgaaagTAGGATGATGAAATACTTGTTTAAGGtacagagagtgagaaaaaggggaggcctgctgcattcctgcattaTCCTACCAGATGTTCTGAGAATTAGATGGAGACACACTgtctccactccctgtttttgtttcatgtatGTTTTAACTCCTCGTCTCCAGTTTGACATCTGGATTAATAAGAAAGTTGGGGAGGCATAACAACTTGCAAAAAGCTATATACAATAGGAGATAGGTATGCATGCATGATAAAGGACCTTTAACTAGCAAAGGGGGGGGGTGTTTGGGCTATTTCATGAATAATTTGTGACGCGACTGACCTGTCTATAAGAACCTATTAGTTTTGCCTAGGAGCAagctggttctctttggagaccggctgctctctattgttgtgtgcattcttcaataaagagctttgtTTTCGGACCTTGCTGGGGTTCGAGTCGCAGACAGATagataaacgccaagatagagcagtggacccacactccaccggatggcttgaagcacgggtgggagggaactTGCCTGCCACCTGTCCCCGAACACCAGGCCAgaactcttgacccagttgacccaggtGGAGgaggatggtgtaggtctggtctggctGGATCACGTCCGCCGGCACGGACCCCAGCCACAGCAAGATGGCCTTCGCtatgaccttgtagtccgtgctgaggagcgagatgggacgccaattccgtaagacgcagaggtcccccttcttcggcaataaggcgagaaCAGCTCGCCTGCATGAGAGAGGCAGGACGCCGCTTTGcaaggactcggcccagacaATGACAAGGTccgggccgaggacgtcccagaacac
Proteins encoded in this window:
- the LOC119863510 gene encoding olfactory receptor 52R1-like; this translates as MQETLFCLRVGHRLPCSMSDSNTTNFTNPSTFILLGIPGLEAAHVWISIPFFAIYAAAILGNSTILFIVKREPRLHGPMYYFLCMLAVTDLVLSTSILPKTLSIFWFNSRETDFSSCLTQMYFIHCFSVLESGIFVAMALDRYVAICDPLRHSTILTNGVVAKIGLAVVLRGGMLALPFPFLARRWPYCTTNIIPQSYCEHIAVVKLACADIRISSYYGLFAIFSVIGLDVSFIAMSYTQILRAIFSLPTKDARLKTFGTCGSHLCVILVFYIPSLFSFLTHRFGHNVPLYFHVLMANMYLLVPPMLNPIIYGVRTKEIRGRLHQLFIHKGT